In the genome of Populus trichocarpa isolate Nisqually-1 chromosome 6, P.trichocarpa_v4.1, whole genome shotgun sequence, one region contains:
- the LOC7485237 gene encoding reticulon-like protein B21 isoform X1: protein MDVSRRRAGVKTSVVAGSVWESRMKLDEVKGGIKVFNGEENVEESRSSNGDTAKKIVKRGGGQTGISTGVAVSGKRKTWKSEIFEGPIQIARGKTSEVQCKELSVSVDGIRKSPAQARKGRSEGSNKELRLSVDGIDKSFIQVEKVSKELDGSPIQVKKGSSEANREVGVSVDENENSPSQTRKQRSDLREVFEYDVELRKVKSDSVKVSKQSGIGKDPVPDGGDESNSVQLRKAKSEPDKVLNESVNRIEKSPPEIEETGSEETCEEFGMCQEKVISSSETNELIKKPAPDLLVYNPPPGDDEFEGDEEEEEIEIEIEKKTLDIKEIKIPEERPKKVETNVAEQKPKKMEICIAEQKPRRVEVGTPQHKPKKVEVSTPGQKPKKVEFSTPEEKPKKVVSEVKKVERFNNRTAPTSSDVNKQPPPVLRRATLYQNLAKAAASPSIPVANEYQSFKETRRHSKLQNLVDLVMWRDLSRSALAFGLGTFIIISSSYSKDLNVSFISVISYLGLVYLATIFLYRSLICRGVIDIDDDRSYVVGEGEAIWLLKLVLPYLNECLLKIRALFSGDPSTTMKMAVLLFVLARCGSSITIWKMAKLGFFGVFIVPKVCSSYSTQLTAYGKFWIRRFRDAWESCSHKKAVALGIFSLVWNLSSMVARIWAVFMMFVAVRYYQQTMERDDWVEEEDAEADETWHGDSGGQRQGSGPASIDVNEVRKGS from the exons GTAGTAATGGAGATACTGCAAAAAAGATTGTAAAGAGAGGAGGAGGACAAACTGGTATAAGTACTGGTGTGGCTGTGAGTGGCAAGAGAAAGACTTGGAAATCTGAGATCTTTGAAGGTCCAATTCAGATTGCAAGGGGAAAAACTAGTGAAGTGCAGTGTAAAGAGTTGAGTGTTTCGGTCGATGGAATCAGGAAAAGTCCAGCTCAGGCAAGAAAGGGGAGATCTGAAGGGAGTAATAAAGAGCTTAGGTTGTCTGTTGATGGTATTGATAAAAGCTTTATTCAGGTCGAGAAAGTAAGTAAAGAGCTTGATGGAAGTCCAATTCAGGTCAAGAAAGGAAGTTCTGAAGCAAATAGAGAGGTTGGTGTTTCTGTTGATGAAAATGAGAATAGCCCAAGTCAGACAAGGAAACAAAGATCTGACTTAAGAGAGGTTTTTGAGTATGATGTAGAATTAAGGAAAGTAAAATCTGATTCTGTTAAGGTTTCAAAGCAATCTGGTATCGGTAAAGATCCTGTACCTGATGGTGGGGATGAAAGTAATTCAGTTCAGTTAAGGAAGGCAAAGTCAGAACCTGACAAGGTACTGAATGAATCGGTTAATCGAATTGAGAAGAGCCCACCTGAAATCGAGGAGACTGGATCTGAGGAAACTTGTGAAGAGTTTGGTATGTGCCAAGAAAAGGTAATTTCTAGTAGCGAAACCAATGAGTTAATAAAGAAACCAGCTCCTGATCTTTTGGTATATAATCCTCCTCCTGGTGATGATGAATTTGAGGGAGacgaagaagaggaagaaattgagatcgagattgaaaagaaaaccttAGATATTAAGGAGATTAAGATACCAGAAGAGAGGCCTAAGAAGGTTGAAACAAATGTAGCAGAACAAAAGCCTAAGAAGATGGAGATTTGTATAGCAGAACAGAAGCCTAGGAGAGTGGAAGTCGGCACGCCTCAACATAAACCTAAGAAAGTGGAGGTCAGCACTCCTGGGCAGAAACCTAAGAAAGTGGAGTTTAGCACACCTGAAGAGAAACCTAAGAAGGTAGTGAGTGAAGTGAAAAAAGTTGAGCGATTTAACAACAGAACAGCACCAACTTCTTCAGATGTGAATAAACAACCTCCTCCTGTGTTAAGAAGAGCAACACTTTATCAAAATCTTGCAAAGGCTGCTGCTTCTCCTT CAATTCCAGTTGCTAATGAATACCAGAGTTTCAAAGAAACTCGTAGGCATAGCAAGCTTCAAAACCTGG TGGATTTAGTAATGTGGAGAGACCTATCGAGATCTGCATTAGCCTTTGGATTGGGCAcatttatcataatctcatcCTCCTACTCTAAAGATCTCAATGTCAG TTTCATTTCTGTGATTTCCTACCTGGGTCTTGTTTATCTTGCTACCATTTTTCTGTATAGATCACTTATTTGCAG GGGAGTTATAGATATAGATGATGATAGAAGCTATGTGGTGGGTGAAGGTGAGGCAATTTGGTTATTAAAATTGGTTCTGCCTTACTTAAACGAGTGCTTGTTGAAAATTAGAGCCCTTTTTTCTGGTGATCCTTCCACTACAATGAAG ATGGCAGTGCTACTCTTTGTTCTTGCCAGGTGTGGCAGCTCCATAACCATCTGGAAGATGGCAAAATTGG GCTTTTTCGGCGTTTTCATTGTACCAAAAGTCTGCTCTTCCTACTCCACACAGTTAACTGCATATG GTAAATTTTGGATTCGACGATTTCGCGATGCTTGGGAGTCATGCTCGCACAAAAAGGCCGTGGCTTTAGGTATCTTCTCCCTCGTCTGGAACCTGTCTTCAATGGTTGCTCGCATTTGGGCTG TGTTTATGATGTTTGTGGCCGTCCGATATTATCAACAGACTATGGAGAGAGATGATtgggtggaggaggaggatgcaGAAGCTGATGAGACGTGGCATGGAGATAGTGGAGGACAGAGACAAGGGAGTGGTCCCGCTTCGATAGACGTAAATGAAGTGAGAAAGGGATCCTAA
- the LOC7485237 gene encoding reticulon-like protein B21 isoform X2, whose amino-acid sequence MDVSRRRAGVKTSVVAGSVWESRMKLDEVKGGIKVFNGEENVEESRSSNGDTAKKIVKRGGGQTGISTGVAVSGKRKTWKSEIFEGPIQIARGKTSEVQCKELSVSVDGIRKSPAQARKGRSEGSNKELRLSVDGIDKSFIQVEKVSKELDGSPIQVKKGSSEANREVGVSVDENENSPSQTRKQRSDLREVFEYDVELRKVKSDSVKVSKQSGIGKDPVPDGGDESNSVQLRKAKSEPDKVLNESVNRIEKSPPEIEETGSEETCEEFGMCQEKVISSSETNELIKKPAPDLLVYNPPPGDDEFEGDEEEEEIEIEIEKKTLDIKEIKIPEERPKKVETNVAEQKPKKMEICIAEQKPRRVEVGTPQHKPKKVEVSTPGQKPKKVEFSTPEEKPKKVVSEVKKVERFNNRTAPTSSDVNKQPPPVLRRATLYQNLAKAAASPFANEYQSFKETRRHSKLQNLVDLVMWRDLSRSALAFGLGTFIIISSSYSKDLNVSFISVISYLGLVYLATIFLYRSLICRGVIDIDDDRSYVVGEGEAIWLLKLVLPYLNECLLKIRALFSGDPSTTMKMAVLLFVLARCGSSITIWKMAKLGFFGVFIVPKVCSSYSTQLTAYGKFWIRRFRDAWESCSHKKAVALGIFSLVWNLSSMVARIWAVFMMFVAVRYYQQTMERDDWVEEEDAEADETWHGDSGGQRQGSGPASIDVNEVRKGS is encoded by the exons GTAGTAATGGAGATACTGCAAAAAAGATTGTAAAGAGAGGAGGAGGACAAACTGGTATAAGTACTGGTGTGGCTGTGAGTGGCAAGAGAAAGACTTGGAAATCTGAGATCTTTGAAGGTCCAATTCAGATTGCAAGGGGAAAAACTAGTGAAGTGCAGTGTAAAGAGTTGAGTGTTTCGGTCGATGGAATCAGGAAAAGTCCAGCTCAGGCAAGAAAGGGGAGATCTGAAGGGAGTAATAAAGAGCTTAGGTTGTCTGTTGATGGTATTGATAAAAGCTTTATTCAGGTCGAGAAAGTAAGTAAAGAGCTTGATGGAAGTCCAATTCAGGTCAAGAAAGGAAGTTCTGAAGCAAATAGAGAGGTTGGTGTTTCTGTTGATGAAAATGAGAATAGCCCAAGTCAGACAAGGAAACAAAGATCTGACTTAAGAGAGGTTTTTGAGTATGATGTAGAATTAAGGAAAGTAAAATCTGATTCTGTTAAGGTTTCAAAGCAATCTGGTATCGGTAAAGATCCTGTACCTGATGGTGGGGATGAAAGTAATTCAGTTCAGTTAAGGAAGGCAAAGTCAGAACCTGACAAGGTACTGAATGAATCGGTTAATCGAATTGAGAAGAGCCCACCTGAAATCGAGGAGACTGGATCTGAGGAAACTTGTGAAGAGTTTGGTATGTGCCAAGAAAAGGTAATTTCTAGTAGCGAAACCAATGAGTTAATAAAGAAACCAGCTCCTGATCTTTTGGTATATAATCCTCCTCCTGGTGATGATGAATTTGAGGGAGacgaagaagaggaagaaattgagatcgagattgaaaagaaaaccttAGATATTAAGGAGATTAAGATACCAGAAGAGAGGCCTAAGAAGGTTGAAACAAATGTAGCAGAACAAAAGCCTAAGAAGATGGAGATTTGTATAGCAGAACAGAAGCCTAGGAGAGTGGAAGTCGGCACGCCTCAACATAAACCTAAGAAAGTGGAGGTCAGCACTCCTGGGCAGAAACCTAAGAAAGTGGAGTTTAGCACACCTGAAGAGAAACCTAAGAAGGTAGTGAGTGAAGTGAAAAAAGTTGAGCGATTTAACAACAGAACAGCACCAACTTCTTCAGATGTGAATAAACAACCTCCTCCTGTGTTAAGAAGAGCAACACTTTATCAAAATCTTGCAAAGGCTGCTGCTTCTCCTT TTGCTAATGAATACCAGAGTTTCAAAGAAACTCGTAGGCATAGCAAGCTTCAAAACCTGG TGGATTTAGTAATGTGGAGAGACCTATCGAGATCTGCATTAGCCTTTGGATTGGGCAcatttatcataatctcatcCTCCTACTCTAAAGATCTCAATGTCAG TTTCATTTCTGTGATTTCCTACCTGGGTCTTGTTTATCTTGCTACCATTTTTCTGTATAGATCACTTATTTGCAG GGGAGTTATAGATATAGATGATGATAGAAGCTATGTGGTGGGTGAAGGTGAGGCAATTTGGTTATTAAAATTGGTTCTGCCTTACTTAAACGAGTGCTTGTTGAAAATTAGAGCCCTTTTTTCTGGTGATCCTTCCACTACAATGAAG ATGGCAGTGCTACTCTTTGTTCTTGCCAGGTGTGGCAGCTCCATAACCATCTGGAAGATGGCAAAATTGG GCTTTTTCGGCGTTTTCATTGTACCAAAAGTCTGCTCTTCCTACTCCACACAGTTAACTGCATATG GTAAATTTTGGATTCGACGATTTCGCGATGCTTGGGAGTCATGCTCGCACAAAAAGGCCGTGGCTTTAGGTATCTTCTCCCTCGTCTGGAACCTGTCTTCAATGGTTGCTCGCATTTGGGCTG TGTTTATGATGTTTGTGGCCGTCCGATATTATCAACAGACTATGGAGAGAGATGATtgggtggaggaggaggatgcaGAAGCTGATGAGACGTGGCATGGAGATAGTGGAGGACAGAGACAAGGGAGTGGTCCCGCTTCGATAGACGTAAATGAAGTGAGAAAGGGATCCTAA